DNA sequence from the Leptospiraceae bacterium genome:
CATTACGTGATGCATAACTTTATTATGGAATTCAAATATATTTACAAGAAAGATTCTCCTTCGGAAGCCAGAGCAAAGCGGGAAGCGGCTATTTCCCAGGCAAAAGAATACTACGAGACCTACAAGCGTGACTTCAAGCAATTTGGCCGAGAACTCCATTCCATGGCTCTCATCGTGACCCACGACAAACAGGTAGAATTTGTGGAAGTTGCCGGGTTTTGAATTGTGCCTATAGTCAGTCAGGGACGACGCATTAATTGTTTGTTTTTACTAGGTATTTCAGTGAAAACTAAGAGTTTACCCAATTTTCTATTTTTATATTTTGGATTCTTTGGAAATGCTTAACATTCCTTTCATGGAATATATAGTTGTTAGTTTTTATTACTGCCTGGGTACTGCTCTCCTATTGAATCTGAGACCCTGTTTCTTCATGCATTTCGGAACTCTAGAAAAGATTCAAAACTCTTTGATACGGTAAGAGGGTTTATTGAGTTATTGAAGAAAAACTATAAATAAACCAGGCTTATTAAAAATATATTGTATTTTTTTATAAAAGATGTAGAATGTCGGTATGAAAGAACTTTTAAAGAGAATTACTCTTGATCCGGAGGTCTGTAAAGGCAAGCCAACCATCCGCAAAATGAGATTTACAGTAACGCAACTTTTGGAACTTCTTGCCGGTGGTATGACGTATGATGAAATTTTATCGGATTATCATTATCTGGAAAAAGAGGATATTTTTGCCTGCTTATATTACGCTTCCCGTATTGCAGATACAAAAGAAGTCATTCCGATTGCTGTCTGATGAAGTTTATTGTTGATACTCAGTTACCGCCTAATCTGGCAAAATTTTTAGTCTATAAAGGATATGAGGCTATTCATACAAGTGATTTCCTGATGGACATCTTCTAAAAGATAAGGAAATTATCTTCATAGCAAAAGATCAGGATAGAATCATTGCAACAAAAGATAATGATTTTTTAGATAATTTTTTAGTGAATGGAGCTCCACCAAAAGTTCTATTTATACAACTTGGTAATATCAGTAACAAAGAATACTGAATAAATTAAGCAATTCATTAGATACAATAGTAAAGGGTTTCAAGAAAGGAAGTAGTTTTATAATTCTAAAAAATGAATCTGTAGTGATTTATTGAATAAAACTGCACCGGGGTTTTAGAAAACAGCTTGAGGTAAAGTTTATTTATATTTTTCTTAAATAGTTTGGCTGTGTCTTCACTCTCTTTTTTAGGTCTATCCTAAAAAACAAAAAATCTCATGTATCATAAAATATTATTTAACAGTAATTCACCTTTAGATTTATGTAACCAGTTAATTGTGTTTTCGGTTACTAAGAATTTTTCGTATCCTTCATACTTTTGATTTTTAAGATTTTTCTTTATCCATCTATAAAACTTTTCCGCAAGGCTTAGAAAGTGAGCATCTTTATTAGAAATTTCTTTGCTTTCCGTTAAAAAAGGAATTATAAGTGAAGGGTGGTGGGTTTTTGATAAGCATGAGGTAAAAGTAATTCTTTTTTCCTTATAAATCAAACCCTTATCTTCCGTAATAAACCTGGAAGAGAGTAAAGCGATGCTTGATGCGGCTTCCGTTTCGAACCTCACGAAGTTTTCGTTCCATTTCTTCTCTCGCTTTTTGGATTTCATTTTTGGTACGGTTAATAAGTCCCCTGCGGTCGTGTTCGGGGTCCCACTTGGCCTGGGCTTCCTGTCTTGATAGTTTTTCTTCTAAGAGGCGAATGTTTTTCTTGGAAGACAATTCGATTTTATATTCTTCTTTTTTAAACATGGTCAGAGTTTCATCCTGAAGCTCTCTTTCTCGTTTCTCTACTTTTTGTTCTAAAAGATTTAGAGTATGGATCAATTCCGTTTCAAAGTTCTTCTCTTCGAGGATACTATCCGCCAGGTTCGTTTCCTTCTGGAGAACAAGTCGTAATTCTTCGGGAAACTTTCCGAGCTTTTTTGCCTTTTTTTCTTCCCGGTTATATTCAAGATAAAACAATTCGGTTCTTTTTAAGGAAAATTGAAATTCAACCAGGAAAACAAATAGAGTTTTCCCACTATATAGGGAATTATGAATATAGCGTTTTTTATACCCTAATTTATTTTCCAGAATATGCTGAATACAACGTTCTACTGTCGGATGTCCGAAAGCCAGAAAATCGAGAGAATCATTGGCTAAGGCCAGTTCTGAATCAAAGGTGCCAATTTTAGCAGTCTGATTCTCTTCTAAAATTTCATACAAATTTCCTTCTTTCTTTTTTAAAGTATAGGGGAAACTATCTCCGAAATGTTTTTGATACAGAAGAAGCATTTCCTCCAGATGGGAGTTTGTATAGGCTCTCTCTGAAAGAGTATGGTCATAATAGTCCTGAAGGTTAAAGTCCATGAGTTTGGGTGTTACGAGAGAGTTCAACTTATTATAACCCTTCTCAGCAATTTTTATCCGGTTATCTAATTCTTCATTTAACTCTTCTGTTGTTTTGGTCCCGGTGACAAATTTCATAAAACTGGAATTGAAATCTAATTCATCTTCAATGGTTCCGAGAAGTGCATCCGAGGCACCGATAGAATCTTCAAAAAGTTTTATTTTATGATTCAGTACTTCTAAAATTCGCTCAGCCACCGTATCTTTACTGGCAAAGTTAAAGATATATACATCTTTTTTTTGTCCGAAGCGGTGTATTCTTCCGATTCTCTGCTCGATTTTAAGAGGACTCCAGGGTAGGTCATAGTTAATTAGTATATTTGAAAATTGTAAATTACGTCCTTCTCCGCCGGCTTCCGTGCAGATGAGAACCTCCGAACGTTCTTTAAACTCGGCAATCGCATTTTCCTTCTCATCCGCACTTAAAGAACCGTGAAAAGGAGTTATTTGAAATTCATCCTGTAAGATAGAAGTCAAATAATCCTGGGTGTTTCGAAACTGTGTAAAAATAATAAACTTTTTACTTCCATCTCTTTTTAAGCGAAGTAGTATTTCTTTTAATTTAATAGATTTTCTGTCTTCCTTAATCGACTTACCAAGCATAATGAGTCGATTTAAACTTAGAAGTTCCCTGCGTATGCTCTGAATATCTTTTTGAATGGGATCGTCCAGTCCTGCAATAAACTCTTCCACATTTTCTGTATCGTCAATATCCCATTCATCGAGGTCTTTTTCAAAACCGGTAAAACGGTGAAGTCTTGATTCTATCATGAACTTTCTGCGTGTAAGAGCGTTTAATAGGGCAAACACGGAAGAATCCAGAAGCTTCTGAAACACGATCATGACAAAACCGGTTGCCCGATTTTTGGTGTTCATGGCAATATTATATTCCCGCTTTACATACTCGGTCGTTTCATCGTAAAACTGTCTTTCTATATCGGAAAGCTCGATTTTAACCGTTTTCGCAAATCGCTTGGTAAAGCCTCCGACCTCAACTTTTCTGCGGCGCAGTAAAACCTTGCTGATTTTCTCTTTCAGATCCTGCTTGTTTCCTACCACGTAATCATTGACAAAAGCATGATAAGAACCTAATATATTGGGATCAACCAGGTGCATGAGATAAAATAGCTCTTCTAATTTTCCGCGAAACGGAGTGGCTGTTAATAAAAGAAGGCATTCGCATTTTTTAGAAATCTTTTCTGCAAAGAGATAGGCCTTGGTCACTTTGGAATAGTCTCTGCGCAGGCGATGGGCTTCATCAAAAACTACAATATTCCAGCGGGTCTTTAAAATTTCTTCTGCATAAACCGGGTTCTTGATAAAATCAATCGAAGTAATTACCTTTTTAAAGTTTTTCCAGTTTTCTTCACCGTTTGTAACAAAGTTTCTTCGCTTTATGATAGTGAAGTCTTCGTTAAACTTATTTTTTAATTCATGCTTCCACTGGACTAAAAGAGGAGAAGGAGCAATCACCAGCACTTTTGTATAATTATTTCGAAACATCAGCTCTTTCATGACGAGACTGGCTTCGATAGTTTTGCCGAGTCCCACTTCATCGGCTAAGATAAAGCGGGGACGAAGACTGTTTACCACGTAATACGTG
Encoded proteins:
- a CDS encoding DUF433 domain-containing protein, whose amino-acid sequence is MKELLKRITLDPEVCKGKPTIRKMRFTVTQLLELLAGGMTYDEILSDYHYLEKEDIFACLYYASRIADTKEVIPIAV
- a CDS encoding DUF5615 family PIN-like protein produces the protein MIFIAKDQDRIIATKDNDFLDNFLVNGAPPKVLFIQLGNISNKEY
- a CDS encoding DEAD/DEAH box helicase family protein; protein product: MDTPVYLCNKPSYGLGKIQKKSKGILEVYFSAVHKTLELPEEDENLRYLNSTLSALHEFESRPYEMFVSLLAMDLKLTHVFDKLSSLSNSRTRLLPHQLESTYYVVNSLRPRFILADEVGLGKTIEASLVMKELMFRNNYTKVLVIAPSPLLVQWKHELKNKFNEDFTIIKRRNFVTNGEENWKNFKKVITSIDFIKNPVYAEEILKTRWNIVVFDEAHRLRRDYSKVTKAYLFAEKISKKCECLLLLTATPFRGKLEELFYLMHLVDPNILGSYHAFVNDYVVGNKQDLKEKISKVLLRRRKVEVGGFTKRFAKTVKIELSDIERQFYDETTEYVKREYNIAMNTKNRATGFVMIVFQKLLDSSVFALLNALTRRKFMIESRLHRFTGFEKDLDEWDIDDTENVEEFIAGLDDPIQKDIQSIRRELLSLNRLIMLGKSIKEDRKSIKLKEILLRLKRDGSKKFIIFTQFRNTQDYLTSILQDEFQITPFHGSLSADEKENAIAEFKERSEVLICTEAGGEGRNLQFSNILINYDLPWSPLKIEQRIGRIHRFGQKKDVYIFNFASKDTVAERILEVLNHKIKLFEDSIGASDALLGTIEDELDFNSSFMKFVTGTKTTEELNEELDNRIKIAEKGYNKLNSLVTPKLMDFNLQDYYDHTLSERAYTNSHLEEMLLLYQKHFGDSFPYTLKKKEGNLYEILEENQTAKIGTFDSELALANDSLDFLAFGHPTVERCIQHILENKLGYKKRYIHNSLYSGKTLFVFLVEFQFSLKRTELFYLEYNREEKKAKKLGKFPEELRLVLQKETNLADSILEEKNFETELIHTLNLLEQKVEKRERELQDETLTMFKKEEYKIELSSKKNIRLLEEKLSRQEAQAKWDPEHDRRGLINRTKNEIQKAREEMERKLREVRNGSRIKHRFTLFQVYYGR